In Lathamus discolor isolate bLatDis1 chromosome 1, bLatDis1.hap1, whole genome shotgun sequence, the following are encoded in one genomic region:
- the LOC136013158 gene encoding heat shock 70 kDa protein 12A-like isoform X3 translates to MLLQLRRRQSTASKLSPATRQCADQIRQVYWGAEYGFKTPKTPTCILFNHKKEFKKFGYDAVMKYKNLPPSEADSWYFFQNFKMKLYNTKVTSDMGLKASNGKMLPALKVFSESLHYLKEHALNTIQEASSETVCSKEEITWVITVPAIWSAAARQFMRLAAKEAGLISDMISEKLIIALESEAASLWCKQLPQEGFLTTSSDKKKFEDSPGIQYIVVDCGGGTIDITVHEIQENHYLKELHKASGGGWGGNRVDQNFIDFLREIFDDGVWNEYEEKYPTELQHMMYSFGLQKCSASREDVYIRCYYNLTKLAESKKNISHFFKKHNGVVWCDGVFMITYEKMKTFFNYSIRNIIHTLRVILDKPEMAKVQYILLVGGFSSSIILKDEISEAFSKGYHILCPLDAQVAIVKGAVLFGVNPCIIASRVSAQTYGIAVAQEFNAAIHDCSKKRISEKDGYIYCTDLFHKLVGIDESVNINEDVQYYFHPVEPDQTQAKFSFYCTEKQDAQYVDEEGMEFLGSCTVPMPDTKLGRKRQLKLDIKFGLTEFKAMCTDVTSKQSRTITIDFLSV, encoded by the exons atgctcctgcagctcagacGTAGGCAGAGTACAGCCAGCAAACTCTCTCCTGCAACCCGGCAAT GTGCAGACCAAATCCGGCAGGTGTACTGGGGAGCAGAGTATGGGTTCAAGACCCCAAAGACACCCACGTGCATCTTGTTCAACCACAAGAAGGAGTTCAAGAAGTTTGGCTATGATGCTGTAATGAAGTACAAGAACCTGCCCCCCAGTGAAGCTGACAGCTGGTACTTCTTCCAGAACTTCAAGATGAAGCTGTACAACACA AAAGTCACATCTGACATGGGGCTGAAAGCCAGCAATGGAAAGATGCTTCCTGCCCTGAAGGTCTTTTCTGAAAGCCTGCACTACCTGAAGGAACATGCCCTGAACACCATCCAAGAGGCTTCTTCAGAAACCGTCTGCAGCAAGGAGGAGATCACCTGGGTCATTACTGTCCCGGCCATATGGagtgctgctgccaggcagtTCATGCGGCTGGCGGCAAAAGAG GCAGGACTTATCTCTGACATGATCTCTGAAAAGCTGATCATTGCCTTAGAATCAGAGGCTGCATCACTGTGGTGCAAACAGCTTCCACAGGAAGGGTTTCTGACAACCAGCAGTGACAAGAAGAAGTTTGAAGACTCCCCTGGGATCCAGTATATTGTTGTTGACTGTGGAG gtgGCACAATAGACATCACGGTGCATGAGATCCAAGAAAACCATTACCTGAAGGAATTACACAAGGCATCTGGAGGTGGATGGGGAGGCAACAGAGTGGATCAAAACTTCATTGATTTCCTCAGGGAAATATTTGATGATGGTGTATGGAATGAATATGAAGAGAAATACCCTACTGAATTACAACATATGATGTACAGCTTTGGTCTACAGAAATGCTCTGCTAGCAGAGAGGATGTCTACATACGTTGCTACTACAACCTGACCAAACTGGCAGAGAGCAAGAAGAACATCTCCCACTTCTTCAAAAAGCACAATGGAGTTGTGTGGTGTGATGGGGTATTCATGATTACGTATGAAAAAATGAAGAccttttttaattacagtatcAGAAATATCATTCATACTTTGAGGGTAATCCTTGACAAGCCTGAGATGGCCAAGGTCCAGTACATTTTGCTTGTAGGAGGCTTTTCATCTAGCATCATCTTGAAAGATGAGATCAGTGAGGCCTTTAGTAAGGGGTATCATATCCTTTGTCCTTTGGATGCCCAAGTGGCCATTGTGAAAGGGGCTGTTTTATTTGGAGTCAATCCATGCATAATTGCCTCAAGAGTCAGTGCTCAGACATATGGCATAGCAGTAGCTCAGGAATTCAATGCTGCTATCCATGACTGCAGCAAAAAAAGGATCTCAGAAAAGGATGGCTATATCTATTGTACAGATCTCTTCCATAAATTGGTTGGAATTGATGAGTCAGTGAATATAAATGAAGATGTCCAGTATTATTTCCATCCAGTAGAACCAGATCAAACACAAGCAAAGTTTTCTTTCTATTGTACAGAAAAGCAGGATGCTCAGTATGTAGATGAGGAAGGGATGGAATTCCTTGGCTCCTGTACAGTGCCAATGCCAGACACAAAGCTCGGGAGGAAGCGCCAGCTGAAGCTGGATATTAAATTTGGGCTTACTGAATTTAAAGCCATGTGTACTGACGTTACTTCCAAACAAAGCCGGACAATTACAATTGATTTTTTATCTGTGTAA
- the LOC136013157 gene encoding cytoglobin-1-like produces the protein MSFSEAEVQSARGAWEKIYVDAEDNGTTVLVRMFTEHPDTKSYFSHFKGMDSAEEMKQSDQIRGHGKRVFTAINDMVQHLDNSEAFLGIVNPLGKKHATQLKIDPKNFRVICDIILQLMEEKFGGDCKASFEKVTNEICTHLNNAYKEAGW, from the exons ATGTCATTCTCTGAAGCAGAGGTGCAAAGTGCCCGCGGTGCCTGGGAGAAGATATATGTGGATGCTGAGGACAATGGGACAACTGTGCTGGTCAG GATGTTTACTGAGCATCCAGACACCAAGTCCTACTTCTCACACTTCAAAGGCATGGACTCTGCTGAAGAGATGAAACAGTCAGATCAGATCAGAGGGCACGGCAAGAGGGTTTTCACTGCCATCAATGACATGGTGCAACACCTGGACAACTCTGAGGCTTTTCTTGGGATAGTGAACCCACTCGGCAAGAAACATGCCACCCAGCTGAAGATTGACCCCAAAAACTTTAGG GTTATCTGCGACATTATCTTGCAACTGATGGAGGAGAAATTTGGTGGAGACTGCAAAGCTTCCTTTGAGAAGGTGACCAACGAAATCTGCACTCACCTCAACAACGCCTACAAAGAGGCAGGTTGGTGA
- the LOC136013158 gene encoding heat shock 70 kDa protein 12A-like isoform X1, which translates to MQKEKGILQMKGKKFTYFEQRQLQVEMLLQLRRRQSTASKLSPATRQCQRKPKRADQIRQVYWGAEYGFKTPKTPTCILFNHKKEFKKFGYDAVMKYKNLPPSEADSWYFFQNFKMKLYNTKVTSDMGLKASNGKMLPALKVFSESLHYLKEHALNTIQEASSETVCSKEEITWVITVPAIWSAAARQFMRLAAKEAGLISDMISEKLIIALESEAASLWCKQLPQEGFLTTSSDKKKFEDSPGIQYIVVDCGGGTIDITVHEIQENHYLKELHKASGGGWGGNRVDQNFIDFLREIFDDGVWNEYEEKYPTELQHMMYSFGLQKCSASREDVYIRCYYNLTKLAESKKNISHFFKKHNGVVWCDGVFMITYEKMKTFFNYSIRNIIHTLRVILDKPEMAKVQYILLVGGFSSSIILKDEISEAFSKGYHILCPLDAQVAIVKGAVLFGVNPCIIASRVSAQTYGIAVAQEFNAAIHDCSKKRISEKDGYIYCTDLFHKLVGIDESVNINEDVQYYFHPVEPDQTQAKFSFYCTEKQDAQYVDEEGMEFLGSCTVPMPDTKLGRKRQLKLDIKFGLTEFKAMCTDVTSKQSRTITIDFLSV; encoded by the exons atgcaaaaagaaaagggaattcttcaaatgaagggaaaaaagttcACATACTTTGAACAG AGACAGCTCCAGGTTGAGatgctcctgcagctcagacGTAGGCAGAGTACAGCCAGCAAACTCTCTCCTGCAACCCGGCAATGTCAGAGAAAGCCTAAGC GTGCAGACCAAATCCGGCAGGTGTACTGGGGAGCAGAGTATGGGTTCAAGACCCCAAAGACACCCACGTGCATCTTGTTCAACCACAAGAAGGAGTTCAAGAAGTTTGGCTATGATGCTGTAATGAAGTACAAGAACCTGCCCCCCAGTGAAGCTGACAGCTGGTACTTCTTCCAGAACTTCAAGATGAAGCTGTACAACACA AAAGTCACATCTGACATGGGGCTGAAAGCCAGCAATGGAAAGATGCTTCCTGCCCTGAAGGTCTTTTCTGAAAGCCTGCACTACCTGAAGGAACATGCCCTGAACACCATCCAAGAGGCTTCTTCAGAAACCGTCTGCAGCAAGGAGGAGATCACCTGGGTCATTACTGTCCCGGCCATATGGagtgctgctgccaggcagtTCATGCGGCTGGCGGCAAAAGAG GCAGGACTTATCTCTGACATGATCTCTGAAAAGCTGATCATTGCCTTAGAATCAGAGGCTGCATCACTGTGGTGCAAACAGCTTCCACAGGAAGGGTTTCTGACAACCAGCAGTGACAAGAAGAAGTTTGAAGACTCCCCTGGGATCCAGTATATTGTTGTTGACTGTGGAG gtgGCACAATAGACATCACGGTGCATGAGATCCAAGAAAACCATTACCTGAAGGAATTACACAAGGCATCTGGAGGTGGATGGGGAGGCAACAGAGTGGATCAAAACTTCATTGATTTCCTCAGGGAAATATTTGATGATGGTGTATGGAATGAATATGAAGAGAAATACCCTACTGAATTACAACATATGATGTACAGCTTTGGTCTACAGAAATGCTCTGCTAGCAGAGAGGATGTCTACATACGTTGCTACTACAACCTGACCAAACTGGCAGAGAGCAAGAAGAACATCTCCCACTTCTTCAAAAAGCACAATGGAGTTGTGTGGTGTGATGGGGTATTCATGATTACGTATGAAAAAATGAAGAccttttttaattacagtatcAGAAATATCATTCATACTTTGAGGGTAATCCTTGACAAGCCTGAGATGGCCAAGGTCCAGTACATTTTGCTTGTAGGAGGCTTTTCATCTAGCATCATCTTGAAAGATGAGATCAGTGAGGCCTTTAGTAAGGGGTATCATATCCTTTGTCCTTTGGATGCCCAAGTGGCCATTGTGAAAGGGGCTGTTTTATTTGGAGTCAATCCATGCATAATTGCCTCAAGAGTCAGTGCTCAGACATATGGCATAGCAGTAGCTCAGGAATTCAATGCTGCTATCCATGACTGCAGCAAAAAAAGGATCTCAGAAAAGGATGGCTATATCTATTGTACAGATCTCTTCCATAAATTGGTTGGAATTGATGAGTCAGTGAATATAAATGAAGATGTCCAGTATTATTTCCATCCAGTAGAACCAGATCAAACACAAGCAAAGTTTTCTTTCTATTGTACAGAAAAGCAGGATGCTCAGTATGTAGATGAGGAAGGGATGGAATTCCTTGGCTCCTGTACAGTGCCAATGCCAGACACAAAGCTCGGGAGGAAGCGCCAGCTGAAGCTGGATATTAAATTTGGGCTTACTGAATTTAAAGCCATGTGTACTGACGTTACTTCCAAACAAAGCCGGACAATTACAATTGATTTTTTATCTGTGTAA
- the LOC136013158 gene encoding heat shock 70 kDa protein 12B-like isoform X2 has translation MTSKSVFVIAIDFGTTFSGYCFSLASGADQIRQVYWGAEYGFKTPKTPTCILFNHKKEFKKFGYDAVMKYKNLPPSEADSWYFFQNFKMKLYNTKVTSDMGLKASNGKMLPALKVFSESLHYLKEHALNTIQEASSETVCSKEEITWVITVPAIWSAAARQFMRLAAKEAGLISDMISEKLIIALESEAASLWCKQLPQEGFLTTSSDKKKFEDSPGIQYIVVDCGGGTIDITVHEIQENHYLKELHKASGGGWGGNRVDQNFIDFLREIFDDGVWNEYEEKYPTELQHMMYSFGLQKCSASREDVYIRCYYNLTKLAESKKNISHFFKKHNGVVWCDGVFMITYEKMKTFFNYSIRNIIHTLRVILDKPEMAKVQYILLVGGFSSSIILKDEISEAFSKGYHILCPLDAQVAIVKGAVLFGVNPCIIASRVSAQTYGIAVAQEFNAAIHDCSKKRISEKDGYIYCTDLFHKLVGIDESVNINEDVQYYFHPVEPDQTQAKFSFYCTEKQDAQYVDEEGMEFLGSCTVPMPDTKLGRKRQLKLDIKFGLTEFKAMCTDVTSKQSRTITIDFLSV, from the exons ATGACTAGCAAGTCAGTCTTCGTCATTGCAATAGATTTTGGCACTACCTTCAGTGGGTACTGTTTTTCCCTTGCTTCAGGTGCAGACCAAATCCGGCAGGTGTACTGGGGAGCAGAGTATGGGTTCAAGACCCCAAAGACACCCACGTGCATCTTGTTCAACCACAAGAAGGAGTTCAAGAAGTTTGGCTATGATGCTGTAATGAAGTACAAGAACCTGCCCCCCAGTGAAGCTGACAGCTGGTACTTCTTCCAGAACTTCAAGATGAAGCTGTACAACACA AAAGTCACATCTGACATGGGGCTGAAAGCCAGCAATGGAAAGATGCTTCCTGCCCTGAAGGTCTTTTCTGAAAGCCTGCACTACCTGAAGGAACATGCCCTGAACACCATCCAAGAGGCTTCTTCAGAAACCGTCTGCAGCAAGGAGGAGATCACCTGGGTCATTACTGTCCCGGCCATATGGagtgctgctgccaggcagtTCATGCGGCTGGCGGCAAAAGAG GCAGGACTTATCTCTGACATGATCTCTGAAAAGCTGATCATTGCCTTAGAATCAGAGGCTGCATCACTGTGGTGCAAACAGCTTCCACAGGAAGGGTTTCTGACAACCAGCAGTGACAAGAAGAAGTTTGAAGACTCCCCTGGGATCCAGTATATTGTTGTTGACTGTGGAG gtgGCACAATAGACATCACGGTGCATGAGATCCAAGAAAACCATTACCTGAAGGAATTACACAAGGCATCTGGAGGTGGATGGGGAGGCAACAGAGTGGATCAAAACTTCATTGATTTCCTCAGGGAAATATTTGATGATGGTGTATGGAATGAATATGAAGAGAAATACCCTACTGAATTACAACATATGATGTACAGCTTTGGTCTACAGAAATGCTCTGCTAGCAGAGAGGATGTCTACATACGTTGCTACTACAACCTGACCAAACTGGCAGAGAGCAAGAAGAACATCTCCCACTTCTTCAAAAAGCACAATGGAGTTGTGTGGTGTGATGGGGTATTCATGATTACGTATGAAAAAATGAAGAccttttttaattacagtatcAGAAATATCATTCATACTTTGAGGGTAATCCTTGACAAGCCTGAGATGGCCAAGGTCCAGTACATTTTGCTTGTAGGAGGCTTTTCATCTAGCATCATCTTGAAAGATGAGATCAGTGAGGCCTTTAGTAAGGGGTATCATATCCTTTGTCCTTTGGATGCCCAAGTGGCCATTGTGAAAGGGGCTGTTTTATTTGGAGTCAATCCATGCATAATTGCCTCAAGAGTCAGTGCTCAGACATATGGCATAGCAGTAGCTCAGGAATTCAATGCTGCTATCCATGACTGCAGCAAAAAAAGGATCTCAGAAAAGGATGGCTATATCTATTGTACAGATCTCTTCCATAAATTGGTTGGAATTGATGAGTCAGTGAATATAAATGAAGATGTCCAGTATTATTTCCATCCAGTAGAACCAGATCAAACACAAGCAAAGTTTTCTTTCTATTGTACAGAAAAGCAGGATGCTCAGTATGTAGATGAGGAAGGGATGGAATTCCTTGGCTCCTGTACAGTGCCAATGCCAGACACAAAGCTCGGGAGGAAGCGCCAGCTGAAGCTGGATATTAAATTTGGGCTTACTGAATTTAAAGCCATGTGTACTGACGTTACTTCCAAACAAAGCCGGACAATTACAATTGATTTTTTATCTGTGTAA